The Halichoerus grypus chromosome 14, mHalGry1.hap1.1, whole genome shotgun sequence genomic interval gggagcaaaataaaaatgcttattcGTAAACTGcatatttaagataaatattcACACCTCCTGTGTGGCTTTCTGAATGTCTGATAACATTCTCATATGTGTATCCATGAAGTCTAAATATTGCCGTTGTGTTAAGTAAGAGCTTCTCAAAGTGCTCACCTAAGTATCCCTTCCTAGAGAGGAGAGTGGATGTAGACAAAGCATGTGAGGCCAGACCCTGACAAAATCTGTTACAAATCTGTTTTGCTTTGAAGCCTTATTTTATCTCGGGGAAAAAATATGgatggatgttgtattttatgGCATAATATATTTAGGCTTATTTTATTGGCAGAATGTCCTATGATGTTCTATTCCATATTCTAGAAATATTGAAAGAACAGTGTAcaacatgtaaatataaatacGAATATGTCACCCTAATGAAACCATGCCACATGTGGTTCAATCCCAGAGCCATGtcacatttaacaaaatatggtttaaaatcacacaaaaaaacacaaaacattaaaaaggaactctgttctttatctatttttcctgAAGGATATTAAAAGGACTCCAATTTATATCCCCACCTGGAAGCACTTCTCACATGTCCTTTTCTTTACTCCCTATATCCCCTTCACCACCACAAAAATGTTCTCTCCATCCATATCCCACGCAGCTTTTACGCTCTCTCCTACTGAACTCCTTGTTTCTCAACTCGTTTTTGTGTGCATCTACTCAGCTGTTCTAGCACAgaactcctcctcatcctcctttcTGTCTTGTCTCTGATTCGGGAAACAGGCAAAGACAAAATGAGGGTTGGGGGTTAGGATGGTGGAGAGAGGAAAACTGGGGCAACAATGACAGCATTCTCATTGGTGGGCAGAAGAAGGACATCTCTAAAGATTCCCATGCTAATAATTTGTACCCGATCACCAATGGATCTAAAAATAGAAGTGTTTTGTTCCATATTCTGTATTGATTACAAATCAATGTGTCATTTTGTTCACATATTACTGGATGCTTGGGGGATAATTAGATATTGTACCTATAACTGGCAATCATTAGTATCAcccttatttataaatatgtccCAGGAGTGTTTTAATAGTGACAGGACATAATATTTTAAcccaaatctgtgtttttaatgTAAGTGTAATATTTAAAGAGCAGGCTTTGGAGTCCACGCACAATTTTAAATGCCTATTCCGTTTCTCTGGTGACACGCTTGGTGGGAAATCAGGAACTAACCAAGACAAATATTTCTCTTGACATCACCATCCTTGTGTGAGCCCATGTACAAATATCGGTTGGCCTCACTATGTCACTGAAGGAAACTCAAGATCTTTGTGCTGAATAAGTGAAACTTTCAAAATGGACATGAGGAAAATCAAGCACTGGATCTGGCTTCACCGTCTTTTTAGTTAAGTGTTAATTGTGAACAGACTGCGTATCTTGTTACCCAAGCAGATGGAATAGTATCATTGCTGTTTTTCTAACCAGTTCAAACATTAATTACTGTGTGTACCTTTTCATTGGTGTCATGTTATACAAAGTCTTTGTGCCTAGATGAAGGCAACCAAAGTAGAATTTTCAATTAGTAGTATTTGTTTCACAGGTATTTGTATATCAGGTACCGTGTATGCAAAAGGCTCTAAGGTAGGTGTtggtggggtggggaaatggaagaaaGATGTCAGGCAAAAAACTAGCCTTTAGGGATCCTAAAAATCGATGGAGCTAATAAAACATTCCCACAAATAATTATACTTCTGAGTGGAAATTGTTAAGTGCCTTCAGAGAGGTTTAGAAAAGTTCAGAGAGccttaagaagagagagaagacttaGAGATGGAAGGGTCAAAGAAACCTTCTGGAATTGGGGAGGCAGCTGACTGGGCATTGATGGATAGGTCATATTTGGATGGATAGAAACTCTCAAAAGACGGCCAGTTCATGAGAAGGGGATCTTAAAAGCAAGAAATGTTTAGGTGTGGGATGGTGTTATTTGATTGTGCTAAAGAAAAGGGGAGCAGTTGAAATGATCATTGGGATCTTCTTAACACACTGGGGGAACATGTAGTATTCAGAAAGAGGTAGGGACTCAAAAATAATGATAACCAGAGATGCCCCCATGGGAAAGGCAGGCCAGGCAGGGAAGGATGCTGAGTTCTGGGAATAGTGCAAAGTTTGCTATGGTTGGAGTATACATGgaatgaggggcagagagacaagccTAGCAAGGAAGTTGCAGACAAATTCCCAAGGGAATTATATGCCAAGCTAAGAAGTTTGGAGTTTCTCCTATACAGACACAGGAACCCACAGAGGGTTTGTGAAGAAGGTTCTGTGGGCAGGATGGGGCACAGGCTAGCAGGGTCTGTAGACTTTTCTATAAATGGCctgattgtaaatattttagacagAGTAGAccacatatggtctctgtcacctgttcttgttttttttctttttccttttctctttcttaaattgccttttcttccttccttccttccttctttcctccctcccttcccccctccctcccatttcctttttataatattttcaaaacaaacctTGGGCTACCTTTGCCCCCACTCTGAGAAGCGGCAGGTGGGACTGGGGCAGAGCTGTTGTGCGGAGAGCAGAAGGGGGCCTGGTCCGAGGCAATGGTGAGGAGGTACATGGGGAGAGGTCTGAAATGGAATTAGTAGCTCACAATAGTTGTTTGGCTGTGGaagaaattaggaagaaaaggacaaatcAGGTGTGGTTCTGAGGCTTCTTGCTTGAGAGACTATGTGGTGCTGGTACTATTTAAAACCAAGAAGACTATGGGGGAGTTTTTAGAGACCTCAtccccagaaggaaaggaagagagcctGGCCACAGAGCCAGCCCCAGGTACCCAAAAGAAAAAGTGCTGTCAATGCTGTGTTGTCATGTGACCACTTCTGAGTTCAGTGTTGAAGTTGTGGAGGCTGATGTAATCCATGGATCATCCAGGGAAAGCGTGCCTGGGGACAGCTGGCTTCCTGGGACCAATGCTCAGTGTCCTAGCATCCAGAATGTGTGCCTTGCAGGGAGCCTCGGAGGTAATGGATTGGAGAGGATGGAGTGTCACACAAGACTATAGAAGAGAGGAGAGCAGGTCCTTAGGAAGCCAGGTTGGTGGCAGGATTTGGGATGAGTTGGAGAGGGTTAGTCTGGACGGGGAGAGCTGGTAGGAAGCCCTTACCATAATCTAGGGAAGTGGAAATAGTGTCGCAGATTGAGTAGTGGcggtggaagagagagaaggtgacCGAGGAGAAAGACGGTGTGGGGCAGAGTCACGAGGACTTGGCACTGTGTGCATGGCTGAAGAAAGAGGCCTTCTGTGATCATCATCCTCAAATTCCAGTGCCATGGGACGCTACTACCtccatcttgttctttttctagttcttgttAGAGAAACCCAGCTCAGTGATCGAAGTACTCAGAGCATGTAACCTGACTGCTTTTGTTAACTTCAGTTCCTGCAAACAGCCTAGTTTACAGTACAGTGGAGAATACCCACGCCCCACCTGCAAAATCCTTTGCATATTCTCCATTCGCAGtaaaaggaaatgcagaaaaaaacagtAGAATGCTTAgtgaaagagttaaaaaaaaaaaaaagatttaagattttGGAATTACAATACTTCTTAGCCAAGACCTTTAAAATTGTCTATAAGCCTAGGGTAAGCTGTCAATCAAAATAAACTTGCATGTTGCCAGCCTCCCTGGAATTCATTATACTGGATCCATACAGTCGCTTGTGGTCTTACGTTAGCAGATCTTCCTTAAAAGTATAAGTGCCATTGAGATACGGTAACTGCAcatctggtttcccagtgcattaAGCTGCTGTGTTAAAACACATATATAACCACCTCTGTCCACACTGTGCACTCACTCTAACACTCAAGATGCTTGGCAGTTAGACTAGAAAGGGCacaaacccttttttttttgtctgtttggcaATTAACCATTCACTGGCTTTTTTTGTTGTAACATGCActtcctttctcttgttttcattCAAGCTGTGTACGCCATGGAAATTAATGTggagaaagacaaacaaacagGAGAGACCAAGATTCTCTCTGCATCCACCATTGGCCCAGAGGGGGTCCATCAGAGAGGAGTCAAAGTCTATGATGACGGTACCAAAGTAGTATATGAGGTGCACTCAGGAGGCACTGTGGTAGAAAATGGAGTGCACAAGTTAAGCTCAAAGGATGTAGAAGCGCTTATTCAGAAGGCGGGACAATCAAGCTTCAGAGGAGGGCACGTGTCAGAAAGAACTGTGATCGCAGACGGGAGCCTCGGCCACCCGAAGGAACACATGCTCTGCAAAGAAGCCAAGTTAGAAATGGTACATAAGTCTAGGAAAGATCATTCTTCCGGGACCCCAGGGCAGCAGCCCCAAGCCCCCAGCACTGAAGGGCCCGAGGCCAACTTGGATCAACCAGTCACCATGATTTTCATGGGCTACCAAAATATTGAGGATGAAGAGGAGACGAAGAAGGTGCTAGGCTATGATGAAACCATCAAGGCGGAATTGGTCCTCATTGACGAAGACGATGAGAAGTCATTGAGGGAGAAGACAGTGACAGACGTGTCCACCATCGATGGGAATGCAGCCGAGCTTGTGTCCGGGAGGCTGATCTCAGACACCACAGAGCCCTCAtccccagaaggaaaggaagagagcctGGCCACAGAGCCAGCCCCAGGTACCCAAAAGAAAAAGCGCTGTCAATGCTGTGTTGTCATGTGAccacttctttcttcccttttcttctgggCAGCCTCTGGGCTCTCTACCACTTCCGTAGACCTCACTGTACCACTAACTGCAATACTGTGAACTGGAAGCAAACACCTGCTTTGCCTTGCAGTTGGATTGCTTGggtctctctcatttttctccccctttcatttttctccagtttcctcacctgagagacaacgtgcatgtgtgtgcttcaATCTTTCCAAGAACTTGCTTTTCCTCTAAACCTTTCCTTGTGTCTTCAAGAGTGAATCAGTTTCTTACTGCTCAATTGGAATGGACTCTTCACATCAGCCGGTTCTATAGTAGCCTTAATTCACTTGACTGGAATTGAACCCATGGCATTGGGGGTTTCATGTTGTAGCGTGTTCCTATAACGTAGTCACATGTCACCACGTCGCTGACTTCCCACTTGCTTCCCTTGCTGTGGATCTTTGCTTTTATATCGTGTGTGGCAAAATGCTGTTGGCTCCAGCTGGTTGTTAGCGTGGCCAAAAGTGGACCTTACTTAGTCTGTTCAATCTAGGGTGATGCTTTTTGCTGCCTTACATAAGCTTCCAGATTACAGTGTTGTGCACCTATGGCTTTCCTTCTGTTAAAACTGAAATGAAGTCTGATGTAAAAGAAAAGGAACCCAGTGCGTGTCACAGCTGAAATGTAGGACTGATTCCGTAACCTGCCCATCAGCAGCCGTCTCTTTCTGTGGCTTAACTGATGGACCCTTTATATATGAAgcaccatttttaattttctaaggacATGAAGCAAACGTTGTTTTGAGCATTCGTAGTAATCTCTAAACTTAGGCATATCCATGAGCCTTGCTTCtattctctcagaaaaaaaaatgtaaatttttatattgttttctttttcacggATATTTTCTGATCATGTTAATCTATTTTCAACGAAGGAATCATTTTGAGGAGTATCTCTGCAGTGACCATATTTCTAGAACAGTCTTTCTGACCTACCGTGGTTGCTGCCAAGTTTCCACTTCATTGTGGATGGTCGGTGCTGGAACTGAATTTACCTGTTCATCTCCCCTGCCCACTTGATTACAGAGCCTTACTTCTggactcttttctttctgtccccaTGAGAAAGAGAATGTTTCCCGTAACGTCATGATGTAGGTTTATCCACCCTtcaaaataagtttgaaaatgtaaaaaatgtgtaagaaagaCCTGTCTTCTCCACATTAAGTACTTAAACTCATTCCACAAGTACCAATTGAGTGGCACATAGCTGAGCTTCTTAAGGCATGTTTCTTAAACTTCTGGAGATTTCAGTACATCAAagaatagttttttgtttttttttttaatctagaccACAATGAacaattctttaaataaattcttagCATTCTCCCAAAGCAAGCAACCACATGTGTAGTAAAACCAAAGGGAAgcaatagagtaaaaaaaaataatatagtaataaaataaagatgtaacATTTTAACTGGTTCTAATAACAGAGATCTCTTAACTTGAAGTTATTTGCCCAGATGTTCACAGCACTGTTGCAAATCATTCACAAGATATATCTATGTTCTATagaacacagttttaaaaaactaTACAGTAAGTCATGCTCCATCAAGTCTAACCTCTGTAGAaagcagacaagaaaaaaataaggtagtCTTGAGAGAATTTCTTTATGGAACCAACTAAATTTGTCCTAAATAGCTTTCTCAGTGCTAAATCTAACTGTTAATATTATAAGTTTCTTGGCTTGAACTTATATTTATTCCAAatggaaaggggggaaaaatgacatttttattgttaaaagttaatttctctcaaattatatttcaatgagCACGAAGTAAGTCACTTTATTACCAATAGGTAAGCAAAAAAAGTTAAGAAGGGACAAATAAAGGAGCTAAATTCTGCCTCCTAAGATGATTCCATCAATGGCTTGCTTTTGAATAGTAGAGGGGATTCCCTCCAAATAATCTCAGGTTCACCAAAGCAGCTGCAGTTGAGTAAAGCTGCTGTCTTATCTCGGAATAGCATCTGGTTTTTCTTCCTAGAAATCTCCCCACTCAGCTTCACGCTCCTCAGTCAATGGTCACTTACGCTTCATTTAAATGTCGAAGAGAATGACGTGCCAGATAAACCTATTTAcgtagaaaatgaaaacagtttcaATGTTTGGACAatctattattttaatagtttatttaataaagaaacaatCTAAAAGCTTAccataatttatctttttttactcACTTAGGGATTACAATGATCCAATAGGAGTTTTTAAAAGCACAGTTAGTGAGTGGAATGGTAGAATGTAGAACCCTTGAGCTTGCTGTTTGATAAACAGAATCAGTCTTTGAGGACAGATAATTTCCAGAAATGACCTACCCGTCCTTCCGTAGTGAGCTAGTTCCTCATGAAGAAAATGATCTGCCCCTCCCACCGCAACCCTACACAACAGATCTGGAAGACCAATGATAATCTGCACTTTCATTCATCAGTTATCATTATAGGGATTAGCAAATTATACGAATTAGATGTCTCTTTATAATTTTACTGTTAAAGCTTATCATTTAATGGTTTAAAGGAAGACATGTTACCTTTATTAAAATGATATGTGGCCATAGTAAATGGTTTGTTTGAATATGgcatatatttgcttattttgcaTCATTTTCCTATCAAAATAGAGGATTTAGGGTCAGCCAGTACTTTTATAGGATGAGACCTATAATCTCACCTACAGCAACAAGTAACTACATAACGAACATATCCTCAGTGTCGTGATGGAGAACGTTCTGCCTTCCTTGCCATTATTCTCTCTGTAAAAACTTTATTATGTATGGTATCACACCTTCCAAAAATACAGGGTATTGACTTACATAACCTAATTAGAGAACCAGTAACGAAGCTGTAAAACCATGGTCTTTTTGAGCCAATGGTTAGTTGGATTgtcttctaaaattatatatcCAGTTCCAATTTAaatggaaagaggagaaagagggaaaggagggataTTTCATTTGTTAGAGATTTTCAGTGGCATTGAATTAAAGATCttttaatggttaaaatgataaaatttaaccTTACATATCCTGACAAATCTCGATGACTTGTACAtccttgcctttgttttctttgatgTGCAATAGGACAAACtaaggggaatttttttttttttttttacctcgtACCACTTTTGCCCTTAATTCTATTAATTCCTTCCATAAGCAAAATTTGTTGCCTCTAAAAGTGATTTGATAGTGTCCAGTGATGTCACTTAATACTGGGTGTAGAGAGGATGAGGAGCGAGGGAATTCCCTTCTGGCCAAACCCAAAGCATGGTATCCTTAAGCCTCCTGAGCAACCTAAAAGTATTCAAAGACTTTCAGGAAACTCAAATTCTAGAGTTCATTAGATTTGACTCCTTTTTGAACTGTTAATGTACATGTATAGCTTTAAATTCCCACCAACTCCGTTTTACTTCCTGGTCATAAACATGTTTTTTCCTACATACAAGtagaatgttttgttttggttagGGTTAAGTTttttataaaaggggaaaaaacatcAAGGTACAGTATCCTCTCCGGAGCAAAACGTTCAGGCCAAGTGGGAAAACAGCTCATTTCTCTTCGCTTCCTGCAGAATTTCATTTCAAGGGACCACGGAACACCCTTGGAATGACCATTTATTTAATGCCAGTGAACCAATGGATAgcgaaagaggagggagggaatatGGTGACAGAGGCAAAAATCaaaccactaaaccagctcttcctttttaaaaagcattcgcCCTGTCCATTTAAAACACAGGTGAACACAGACAAAATATTCACAGAGGACTTTTTGTTGTCATTCTTGCCGAAAATCTAGATGCTCAGCCATCTCTCTTTGTCACTGGACCCACTGTGGAGTTCCGCTCACCAAAGGGCCCATTCCTTGTGGGAATAGTCTCATCTCCCAAAGGGTTAACTTTGTTTACAGTAAAAACCATTCCAAGGCAAGCagttttaagttgcatttccGCACCATGCACCTTCAGTTATGGAAACCACAGATAAGTTTTGAAACTTCATAAATATGCAATCTTTTAGAAGCTCCTCAATTTACTATGTATCAAGGTATATAGAACTCCACTGATTAGGGTAGAACCAGCAAATATCCTTTGTCCTGTTGGACGGTACAACCCAGCAGGTAAACAGAGGCATGGTATGTATCCCAAAACAGCTCCAAGAAACCAGCAAGATGAGATCTTTGATTCTCGCTGCTAGTTGACTTTCATTGTATAGCCTTCTTCCGGTCTTATCAGGAAAACTGGCCTGCATTTTCCAGGGACAAAGAAAAATCAGGCTTTTGTGAGGAGCACAATGCAATTATGTGTCTGTATTTTCATAGCTTCTGCGAACTCCGAGATAAAATTCCCAttttaacaaaaaccaaaatgcttattatttgaatgtagaaaaatacaaaataaagattaCATCCTGAAAGTTTCAAAGGGCAACTTCCCTGGCGATCCTTAGACCAGCCTCGCCCACCTCCCTTAATTTTTATATGACTTAAATAGgcctctgcttcccctctccaCTCCAATCTAACATAAATTCAGAACCGTTGCATGAAACCTTGCTTTCAACTTGAAAATATAAGATGTAATTTTGGGGATCGCAGGCTTTCTGCATCAAAGATCTGGACAGCCttaacttttgtaaaaaaaacaaaaaacaaaaacaatttttcaatGCTCTCTTTTACTAAGCAGGAAACCAAAATGTTTCCTgaaaattaatgacttttttagattttgtGACTATTTTCTAAGTTTCTATAGGTTGAGGGGTAAATGGTCCTCTTCTCCCCATAATGCCTCTTCCTAGTCAACGGGGGGCTCTTTTTTGCAAGTCACTgcatttttatgaaaagaaaagtatatttcaTGAACCATAAAATTCTCCCTAGACTTCAGGCAGTCCTTCTGGagtgaaagaacagaaatacagaaagaaaagaattacagggtggctttctctttattttcctatgGTTACTGTACTGTATGGTATGTATGTTTACAGAATGTATCTGCCTTGTGATGTGAACAAAATGAATGACAAAAACAGAGTTCTGATGTGCCATTTGAAAGTTTGCCTTAGCATTGCTGTTTATGttcttcttttctgtcctttaaaaaaacaaaaaacaaaaaacaaaacgcAGGTTGTATTCCAAAGCTGTATTAACACAAcattctcttccccacccctacccagACCGCTTCAGAGCTGTGAATTTCATCACAGGAGCCTTGAGGCAGGACCTTGCAGGTCAGGCCCAAGGGGAATAAAGTGGACATAGCTTGGACATTGTCTATGCCCATCTATCAACCAAGCGTGTTCCTATGTTCTCAGCTGGGTCTGAATATCATGCTCTGACATTCCTGGGCAGGTCACAGGCAGCATATGATCTTCCGCAGTCCTTCTCACAGGGAAGGGGGGGTACCTGTGGACCCCTTCTCTGGGTCTGGGAGCATATTTTTAAGCACAAGTGTCATAGtttgaaaaaggaagagagatgggCTCAGATGGTGTGATTGAGCCCTAACTGAGAGGTGTGCCCATTCATGATAGTCTAAGACGAGTACCACAGGGGTAGGAGTAAGGAGTGGTGAttagaaatgtaatattttacatttatgtatttttttaaggaatgatatttttataatgaaatctaTATGCATTATGAAGCTTGAGTTTGAAAACACCCTTGATTGAGTTATTTCTCCATTCCATTAAGGTAACTTTCTGGTGAGTTCTGTAGCACACGCCCAGACCTTGAGGGGCATGATCCAAGGTCCCGTGGCCTGCCCATGTGCCTCCACTGCATGAAATCCAGTGTTTCCAAACAGACCTAGGTTGTAAGATCAAGCTTTCTATGCCTGTCATTAGGTAAACCATGTCGTTTGATAGCTCTCTGGGCTACACCTTTAATGATAATAATGACGTTTTGGAAGGGGATAGCCATTTTAACTGTAAGCCAACCCCAGCAATGACCAAAGTCCGACTATTTCACATATTTAAGGACTAATCACTTCATTGGAGGTTAAGGGACCACTCATTATGGTACATCTAAATGATATGGGTAAAATGGTGAGTCAGAAGCCTCTGGCCATCTACGgtttatacataaatgtataaacCAACAATATAAAACTTAGGAGGTATTATTGGCCTTGTAAATACCAATGGGGCTGCACCACATTTTCAGAGTTAAGTAGACACAGAAAAGAATTATCTTTATCTACC includes:
- the PALM2AKAP2 gene encoding PALM2-AKAP2 fusion protein isoform X1, giving the protein MAEAELHKERLQAIAEKRKRQTEIEGKRQELDEQILLLQHSKSKVLREKWLLQGIPAGTAEEEEARRRQSEEDEFRVKQLEDNIQRLEQEIQALESEESQISAKEQIILEKLKETEKSFKDFQKSFSGVDGDAVNYISSQLPDLPILCSRTAEPSPGQDGTSRAAAVYAMEINVEKDKQTGETKILSASTIGPEGVHQRGVKVYDDGTKVVYEVHSGGTVVENGVHKLSSKDVEALIQKAGQSSFRGGHVSERTVIADGSLGHPKEHMLCKEAKLEMVHKSRKDHSSGTPGQQPQAPSTEGPEANLDQPVTMIFMGYQNIEDEEETKKVLGYDETIKAELVLIDEDDEKSLREKTVTDVSTIDGNAAELVSGRLISDTTEPSSPEGKEESLATEPAPGTQKKKRCQCCVVM
- the PALM2AKAP2 gene encoding paralemmin-1 isoform X2, which translates into the protein MAEAELHKERLQAIAEKRKRQTEIEGKRQELDEQILLLQHSKSKVLREKWLLQGIPAGTAEEEEARRRQSEEDEFRVKQLEDNIQRLEQEIQALESEESQISAKEQIILEKLKETEKSFKDFQKSFSGVDGAVYAMEINVEKDKQTGETKILSASTIGPEGVHQRGVKVYDDGTKVVYEVHSGGTVVENGVHKLSSKDVEALIQKAGQSSFRGGHVSERTVIADGSLGHPKEHMLCKEAKLEMVHKSRKDHSSGTPGQQPQAPSTEGPEANLDQPVTMIFMGYQNIEDEEETKKVLGYDETIKAELVLIDEDDEKSLREKTVTDVSTIDGNAAELVSGRLISDTTEPSSPEGKEESLATEPAPGTQKKKRCQCCVVM